One part of the Streptomyces ferrugineus genome encodes these proteins:
- the purQ gene encoding phosphoribosylformylglycinamidine synthase subunit PurQ, which translates to MTARIGVVTFPGSLDDRDTQRAIRLAGAEPVALWHKDKNLHQVDAVVLPGGFSYGDYLRAGAISRFSPVMETVIEQAKAGLPVLGICNGFQILTEAHLLPGGMLGNDHLHFICRDQKLRVENAQTSWTSDYSAGQEIHIPLKNMDGRYVADQYTLDKLEAEGRVAFRYLDFNPNGSLNDIAGITNEAGNVVGLMPHPEHAVEPLIGSGRTDGLPFFTSILKKLVNA; encoded by the coding sequence GTGACCGCTCGTATTGGCGTCGTCACTTTCCCGGGAAGTCTCGACGACCGGGACACCCAGCGCGCGATCCGCCTCGCGGGCGCCGAACCGGTCGCCCTGTGGCACAAGGACAAGAACCTCCACCAGGTCGACGCGGTCGTCCTGCCCGGCGGTTTCTCCTACGGCGACTATCTGCGGGCCGGCGCCATCTCCCGCTTCTCGCCGGTGATGGAGACCGTCATCGAGCAGGCGAAGGCCGGACTGCCGGTCCTCGGCATCTGCAACGGCTTCCAGATCCTCACCGAGGCCCACCTCCTCCCGGGCGGGATGCTCGGCAACGACCACCTGCACTTCATCTGCCGCGACCAGAAGCTGCGGGTGGAGAACGCGCAGACCTCCTGGACCAGCGACTACAGCGCCGGCCAGGAGATCCACATCCCGCTGAAGAACATGGACGGCCGCTACGTCGCCGACCAGTACACCCTCGACAAGCTCGAGGCCGAGGGCCGGGTCGCCTTCCGCTACCTGGACTTCAACCCCAACGGCTCGCTCAACGACATCGCCGGCATCACCAACGAGGCCGGCAACGTCGTAGGCCTGATGCCGCACCCGGAGCACGCCGTCGAGCCCCTCATCGGGTCGGGCCGCACCGACGGCCTCCCCTTCTTCACCTCGATCCTCAAGAAGCTGGTCAACGCATGA
- a CDS encoding histone-like nucleoid-structuring protein Lsr2: MAQKVVVTLFDDIDGSEAAETIAFGLDGKSYEIDLNETNAKKLRKVLAPYVEAGRKRSKSGKAYKQTEVAPDPAAVRAWAQANKMEVPARGRIPKKVYEAFASAR, translated from the coding sequence GTGGCGCAGAAGGTCGTGGTCACTCTCTTTGACGACATCGACGGCTCAGAAGCGGCGGAAACGATCGCCTTCGGACTCGACGGCAAGTCGTACGAGATCGACCTGAATGAAACCAATGCCAAGAAGCTGCGTAAGGTACTCGCACCCTACGTGGAAGCCGGCCGCAAGCGGTCGAAGTCAGGCAAGGCGTACAAGCAGACCGAGGTAGCCCCTGACCCGGCGGCCGTCCGGGCCTGGGCGCAGGCCAACAAGATGGAGGTGCCGGCCCGCGGCCGCATCCCCAAGAAGGTCTACGAGGCGTTCGCCTCGGCACGGTGA
- the purS gene encoding phosphoribosylformylglycinamidine synthase subunit PurS, with protein MARVVVDVMLKPEILDPQGQAVQRALPRLGFEGISDVRQGKRFELEVDGPVDDAALARIHDLAESFLANTVIEDFTVKVEEVAEAAK; from the coding sequence GTGGCACGCGTCGTAGTCGACGTCATGCTCAAGCCGGAGATCCTCGACCCCCAGGGCCAGGCGGTGCAGCGCGCACTGCCGCGGCTGGGATTCGAGGGCATCTCCGACGTACGTCAGGGAAAGCGTTTCGAACTGGAAGTTGACGGGCCGGTCGACGACGCCGCGCTCGCCCGCATCCACGATCTTGCGGAATCCTTCCTCGCCAACACCGTGATCGAGGACTTCACCGTCAAGGTGGAGGAAGTTGCGGAGGCGGCGAAGTGA